In a single window of the Pseudoxanthomonas sp. F37 genome:
- a CDS encoding Lrp/AsnC family transcriptional regulator produces the protein MSLDKMDRAILAALAHDARMTWQAIGRRVHLTGQAVATRVQQMLERGTIRGFTVVRGDLRRYFVTVFMDTPQFDAFEAFLQAHAEVESASKIAGEGCYQVTLACASESDLDVFTQALLRYGRYKVASEMRRVKP, from the coding sequence ATGTCCCTGGACAAGATGGATCGGGCCATCCTGGCGGCGCTGGCGCACGACGCGCGCATGACGTGGCAGGCCATCGGCCGGCGCGTGCACCTGACGGGACAGGCGGTCGCCACGCGGGTGCAGCAGATGCTGGAGCGCGGCACGATCCGTGGCTTCACGGTGGTGCGAGGCGACCTGCGCCGCTACTTCGTCACGGTGTTCATGGATACGCCGCAGTTCGACGCATTCGAAGCGTTCCTGCAGGCGCATGCGGAGGTGGAGAGCGCCAGCAAGATCGCCGGCGAGGGCTGCTACCAGGTGACGCTGGCCTGCGCGAGCGAGTCGGACCTGGATGTCTTCACCCAGGCGCTGCTGCGCTATGGGCGCTACAAGGTCGCCAGCGAGATGCGGCGCGTGAAGCCCTGA
- a CDS encoding cysteine hydrolase family protein has translation MTTALLIIDVQNDYFPGGALPLWNAETTLDTIVDAIGRARARGEPVVLVQHLAASADSPLFRPGTTGASIHARILAAAPGAPVVVKQHADSFHQTALSSVLADLGVTHLRIAGMMTQNCVVFTALSPAADRYQVSVLSDCTTTTDGTIHGFALHALATRVVVRPDA, from the coding sequence ATGACCACCGCCCTGCTGATCATCGACGTGCAGAACGACTATTTCCCCGGCGGCGCGCTCCCGTTGTGGAACGCCGAAACCACGCTCGACACCATCGTCGACGCCATCGGACGCGCCCGCGCGCGCGGCGAACCCGTGGTCCTGGTCCAGCATCTGGCCGCATCCGCGGACAGCCCGCTGTTCCGGCCCGGCACGACCGGCGCCAGCATCCATGCGCGTATCCTGGCCGCCGCCCCCGGCGCGCCCGTCGTCGTGAAGCAGCACGCGGACAGCTTCCATCAGACCGCCCTTTCCAGCGTGCTGGCGGACCTGGGCGTCACCCACCTGCGCATCGCAGGGATGATGACGCAGAACTGCGTGGTCTTCACCGCCTTGTCGCCGGCAGCGGACCGCTACCAGGTCAGCGTGCTGTCGGACTGCACCACCACCACGGACGGGACCATCCATGGTTTCGCCCTGCATGCACTGGCCACCCGCGTCGTCGTGCGGCCGGACGCCTGA